One window from the genome of bacterium encodes:
- a CDS encoding TetR/AcrR family transcriptional regulator, with amino-acid sequence MATKTKQNRAETERRLIDSALDLIRRNGVLAGLNLREVADGAGVNRGNIYHYFGSRRELLRAAIARRFEAVAESLIADRRGASFVERRLRALRPTDTIHDSQLRALLVIDGDDTVDPMPRYEEMLSRLRQDVIDGDIDRAHDLEALQVAISALLRGYRIFREPYAKRIGTDADDLDQRVAEIVRTWLEAMAGPPAASQRDEES; translated from the coding sequence ATGGCCACGAAGACAAAGCAAAATCGGGCCGAAACCGAGCGTCGACTCATCGATTCCGCCCTCGACCTCATCCGACGCAACGGCGTGCTGGCCGGTCTCAATCTCCGCGAGGTCGCCGACGGTGCCGGGGTCAATCGTGGCAACATCTACCACTACTTCGGCTCGAGACGGGAGCTGCTGCGCGCGGCGATTGCTCGTCGCTTCGAAGCGGTGGCCGAATCTCTGATCGCCGACAGGCGGGGCGCCTCCTTCGTCGAGCGGAGGCTTCGGGCCCTCCGGCCGACCGACACGATCCACGACAGCCAATTGCGCGCTCTGCTCGTCATCGACGGTGACGACACCGTCGACCCGATGCCGCGATACGAGGAGATGCTCAGCCGCCTGCGCCAGGACGTCATCGACGGGGATATCGATCGTGCCCACGATCTCGAGGCGCTGCAGGTGGCGATCTCAGCGCTGCTCCGTGGCTACCGCATCTTCCGTGAACCGTACGCGAAGCGCATCGGTACCGACGCGGACGACCTCGACCAGCGGGTTGCCGAGATCGTACGCACCTGGCTCGAAGCGATGGCAGGGCCACCGGCTGCTAGCCAGCGCGACGAGGAGTCATGA
- a CDS encoding alpha/beta hydrolase has protein sequence MISLGALGSAATRLRSNPLVSVEPVGSTTVRVHRPQNGDGRRSPAILWLHGGGFIGGSPSQDDALCRRLADELGVVVAAPKYPLSPGHRFPAALEIAHEALVWLASRDDVDADRIAIAGASAGGGLAAQLALLARERAEVRPVMQALVYPMLDDRTALRTDIDESGFRLWNNRGNHLGWAAYLGRAPGDPDVSPMAAPARNKDLAGLPPTWIGVGDLDLFHDEDVAYGEALRSAGVPCETLVVEGVFHGFDGILPKASATVRFRRSMIDALRHAFGSND, from the coding sequence ATCATATCACTAGGGGCGCTCGGATCCGCGGCGACCCGACTGCGGAGCAATCCGCTCGTCTCGGTCGAGCCTGTCGGTTCGACCACCGTCCGCGTGCATCGCCCGCAGAACGGCGACGGTCGGCGATCCCCCGCCATCCTGTGGCTTCACGGCGGTGGCTTCATCGGCGGTTCTCCCAGTCAGGATGACGCGCTGTGCCGCCGCCTGGCGGATGAACTCGGCGTGGTCGTGGCGGCTCCGAAGTATCCCCTTTCCCCTGGCCATCGGTTTCCTGCCGCGCTCGAGATCGCCCACGAGGCCCTCGTCTGGCTGGCTTCACGCGACGACGTCGATGCCGATCGCATCGCGATCGCTGGCGCGAGCGCGGGCGGAGGCCTCGCGGCGCAACTCGCTCTGCTGGCTCGCGAGCGCGCCGAGGTTCGCCCCGTGATGCAGGCATTGGTCTACCCGATGTTGGACGATCGCACGGCGCTTCGGACCGACATCGATGAAAGCGGCTTCCGCCTGTGGAACAATCGCGGAAACCATCTCGGCTGGGCTGCCTATCTCGGTCGCGCGCCCGGCGACCCGGACGTCAGCCCGATGGCAGCGCCGGCGCGCAACAAAGATCTCGCCGGGCTACCGCCGACGTGGATCGGCGTTGGCGATCTCGATCTCTTTCACGACGAAGACGTGGCGTATGGTGAGGCGCTCCGAAGCGCCGGCGTCCCTTGCGAAACGCTCGTAGTCGAAGGGGTCTTCCACGGCTTCGACGGCATTCTCCCCAAGGCTTCGGCTACCGTCCGATTTCGCCGTTCGATGATCGACGCACTCCGGCACGCCTTCGGATCAAACGACTAG
- a CDS encoding DUF3604 domain-containing protein — translation MSHRTQILSIGSLALLCVLASSGCEDIEDAQTASEVSSGQPSRLQVDNVVFEPNMGTMSLRPEANPERNVYYGDLHVHTEYSFDAFAFGTQATPRDAYRYAKGEAIQHPVGYEIKLSRPLDFYAVTDHAMFLGVAKEAADTSSELSRLPVTDFIHDLNAPDNRGIMSLSTRAKVFSRLVSGFIERIAAGEVEQQEIDDISKSAWRDTIEAADEAYVPGRFTAFAGYEYTSSTSERGNLHRNVIFRGTDDLPELPFSRLNSRNPEGLWDWMDALRAQGIESLAIPHNSNGSNGAMFKRVNWAGEPIDEAYAAQRMRNEPLVEVTQVKGTSETHPLLSDTDEWAGFEIMPYRVGTKRPSQPEGSYVREAYRTGLEVAAGGVANPYKFGLIGSTDTHVGGGSDREETYFSKTGLIDGTPERRGSIPAGRLLGLALRTVAPELVNEVDGTTYLEFSSFEFWGASGLTAVWAEENTREAIYEAFRRKETFATSGPRIRLRFFAGYDFDDALLDAPDGLARAYAEGVTMGADLAADTNRAPRFWVWALADPVAAPLQRVQVIKGWEEGGTSHEKVFDVACSGGLAVDPATHRCPDNGARVNLADCSFDPDAGAMQLRTLWEDPEFQADQEAFYYVRALENPTCRWSTWEAVRAGVEPRSDLPTTVMERAWSSPIWYRTDDS, via the coding sequence ATGAGCCATCGTACACAGATCCTCAGCATCGGATCCCTCGCTTTGCTATGCGTGCTCGCCTCGTCAGGTTGCGAGGACATCGAGGACGCTCAGACGGCGAGCGAGGTCAGCTCGGGCCAGCCGAGCCGGCTTCAGGTGGACAACGTGGTGTTCGAGCCGAACATGGGCACGATGTCCCTGCGACCGGAGGCGAACCCCGAGCGCAATGTCTACTACGGCGATCTGCACGTCCACACCGAGTACTCCTTCGATGCCTTCGCATTCGGCACCCAAGCGACACCCCGCGACGCCTACCGCTATGCCAAGGGCGAGGCGATCCAGCACCCAGTGGGCTACGAGATCAAGCTGAGCCGTCCTCTCGACTTCTATGCCGTGACCGACCACGCCATGTTCCTCGGTGTCGCGAAGGAGGCCGCCGACACCAGCTCCGAGCTCTCGAGGCTGCCGGTCACCGACTTCATCCACGACCTGAACGCGCCGGACAACCGTGGCATCATGAGCCTCTCCACGCGCGCCAAGGTGTTCAGCAGGCTCGTGTCGGGTTTCATCGAGAGAATCGCGGCAGGAGAAGTCGAGCAGCAGGAAATCGATGACATATCGAAATCCGCCTGGCGCGACACGATCGAGGCGGCAGATGAGGCCTACGTGCCGGGCCGATTCACGGCCTTTGCCGGCTACGAATACACCTCGTCGACGAGCGAGCGCGGTAATCTGCATCGCAACGTGATCTTCCGCGGCACGGACGATCTGCCCGAGCTGCCCTTCTCCCGACTCAACTCACGGAACCCCGAAGGCCTCTGGGACTGGATGGATGCGCTACGAGCACAGGGCATCGAATCGCTCGCCATCCCCCACAACTCGAACGGCTCGAACGGCGCGATGTTCAAGCGCGTGAACTGGGCCGGTGAGCCGATCGACGAGGCGTACGCCGCACAGCGCATGCGCAACGAGCCGCTGGTCGAGGTGACACAGGTCAAGGGCACGTCGGAGACCCACCCTCTTCTCTCCGACACGGACGAGTGGGCCGGCTTCGAGATCATGCCCTACCGGGTTGGGACGAAGAGGCCGAGCCAACCCGAGGGCAGCTACGTGCGAGAGGCCTACCGCACAGGCCTCGAAGTCGCGGCCGGTGGCGTGGCGAACCCCTACAAGTTCGGCTTGATCGGCTCGACCGACACCCACGTGGGCGGCGGATCCGATCGCGAGGAGACCTACTTCTCGAAGACGGGTCTGATCGATGGCACACCCGAGCGACGCGGATCGATTCCCGCCGGTCGGCTGCTCGGGCTGGCCCTCCGCACCGTTGCTCCCGAGCTCGTGAACGAAGTCGACGGCACGACCTATCTGGAATTCAGTTCCTTCGAGTTCTGGGGCGCTTCGGGGCTGACGGCGGTCTGGGCCGAGGAGAACACACGTGAGGCGATCTACGAGGCGTTCCGTCGCAAGGAGACCTTCGCTACCTCGGGCCCGCGAATCAGGCTGCGCTTCTTCGCGGGGTACGACTTCGACGACGCTCTGCTCGACGCGCCCGACGGGTTGGCCCGCGCCTACGCCGAGGGCGTCACGATGGGTGCCGACCTCGCGGCAGACACCAACCGCGCACCGCGTTTCTGGGTGTGGGCGCTGGCCGATCCGGTGGCCGCACCGCTGCAACGCGTGCAGGTGATCAAGGGCTGGGAGGAAGGCGGCACGAGCCACGAAAAGGTCTTCGACGTGGCTTGCTCGGGTGGCCTCGCAGTGGATCCCGCGACCCATCGTTGTCCCGACAACGGTGCGCGGGTGAACCTCGCCGATTGCTCGTTCGACCCGGACGCCGGTGCCATGCAGTTGCGAACACTCTGGGAAGACCCGGAGTTCCAGGCCGATCAGGAAGCGTTCTACTACGTGCGCGCACTCGAGAACCCGACCTGCCGCTGGTCCACCTGGGAGGCGGTTCGCGCCGGCGTCGAGCCGCGAAGTGACCTGCCCACGACGGTGATGGAGCGCGCCTGGTCCTCACCCATCTGGTACCGGACGGACGACTCGTGA
- a CDS encoding MBL fold metallo-hydrolase encodes MKKLFSVVVALVVLISAAAALVLNVPAAQDAVFKRAATAVLGQAPAPLDGMRVIVCGSASPLGRDPERAQACIAVVTEEHFLLFDVGARSPLRMAQAQLPMARINGVFLTHFHSDHIAALPDVNLASWVQGRPAPLDVYGPPGVQSVVDGFNAAYGLDRGYRTAHHGAARLPPERGAMRAQVFDPGEVVWQDDLLTVTSFAVEHPPIEPAVGYRVDYRGRSVVISGDSNAADGLFTAAKAADLLLHDALSRTLLDPMIEAATELGLPVSGIMTDVIDYHADVTLLPARAAEAGIKRLALYHLVPVPNALTERMFLRGLPDEVILTRDLHTFDLPADSSEIRIREP; translated from the coding sequence TTGAAAAAGCTCTTCTCCGTCGTGGTCGCCTTGGTCGTGCTGATCAGCGCGGCCGCTGCTTTGGTACTCAACGTGCCCGCCGCCCAGGACGCGGTCTTCAAGCGCGCAGCGACCGCCGTTCTGGGACAGGCGCCCGCACCTCTGGACGGCATGCGCGTCATCGTCTGCGGCAGCGCGTCGCCGCTCGGCCGGGATCCCGAGCGCGCCCAGGCCTGCATCGCGGTGGTCACCGAAGAGCACTTTCTTCTGTTCGACGTCGGCGCGCGCTCACCCCTCAGGATGGCCCAGGCCCAGCTGCCCATGGCGCGCATCAACGGCGTCTTCCTCACCCACTTCCACTCGGATCATATTGCCGCGCTGCCGGACGTGAACCTGGCCTCCTGGGTACAGGGCCGACCCGCTCCACTCGACGTCTACGGCCCACCCGGGGTGCAATCAGTAGTGGATGGATTCAACGCCGCCTATGGGCTGGATCGTGGCTACCGCACGGCCCATCACGGCGCAGCGCGGCTGCCTCCCGAGCGCGGCGCGATGCGGGCTCAAGTGTTCGACCCGGGCGAGGTCGTCTGGCAGGACGACCTCCTCACCGTCACGTCGTTCGCCGTCGAGCATCCGCCCATCGAGCCTGCGGTGGGCTACCGGGTCGACTATCGGGGCCGGTCGGTGGTCATCTCCGGAGATTCCAACGCCGCCGACGGCCTGTTCACCGCCGCAAAGGCCGCAGACCTCCTCCTCCACGACGCGCTGTCACGTACCCTGCTCGACCCGATGATCGAAGCCGCGACGGAACTCGGCCTGCCAGTGTCAGGGATCATGACCGACGTCATCGACTATCACGCCGACGTGACGTTGCTGCCGGCCCGCGCGGCCGAGGCAGGCATCAAGCGTCTCGCACTGTACCACCTGGTGCCGGTCCCGAACGCGCTGACCGAGAGAATGTTCCTGCGCGGGCTGCCCGACGAGGTCATCCTCACGCGCGACCTGCACACCTTCGATCTGCCCGCGGACTCCAGCGAGATCCGCATCAGGGAGCCCTGA
- a CDS encoding DUF3604 domain-containing protein, with protein sequence MLKKILLGFLGLLVLAAAIAWFTIGRNFQNADRLYGRESAPADYALQDDSKVDAPVPEPLVVQPMNPLKNVYWGDTHVHTHESFDAKLFGTTLTIEDAYRFAKGEALRSDGGERMQLSHPLDFVAITDHAEGFGSRTRCGDANLTWLESLNCSVMETPNVATFQLIRGLANTRAQEIQPDPSVPAGVYRPRKREPNDRSAVPICSRGEGGVERCERDARSDWARYIAVADAHNEPGVLTTFAAYEYSPVLPDSGKHHRNVLFNGSDLPEHAISSLDVGNAIDLWRGLEDTCTGDCDFLTIPHNMNKGWGLFYSRYTWDGGSYDDEGWRLRKRREPLAEMYQIKGASECALGVGATDEECAFSQVLAPCEQGEETGCAFETGFARQGLKIGLELDRELDYNPLAFGMIGSTDTHNGNPGDVEEWDFVDKVGLITSPAIRRLRDRPNTPPDQKPYESILKFHTSGGLAAVWAEENTRDALFAAMKRREVYATSGPRIALRFFAGWGFDERVATEPDPVAVATAGGVPMGGVLHPADGETASPTFYVAALGDWMSAPLQRIQIIKGWIDAEGQTHEKVRDIACADGLEVDPTTLRCPDNGASVDLTTCKPTADSGAMQLMKAWKDPDFDPTQGAFYYVRVLQNPTCRWSTYDALRLSREPDPRVPATLRERVWSSPIWIDAS encoded by the coding sequence ATGCTGAAGAAGATCCTGCTTGGGTTCCTGGGCCTGCTCGTGCTCGCTGCCGCCATCGCGTGGTTCACGATCGGCCGAAATTTCCAGAACGCCGATCGACTGTATGGGCGCGAGAGCGCGCCCGCCGACTATGCGCTCCAGGACGATTCGAAGGTCGATGCACCTGTGCCAGAGCCGCTGGTCGTCCAGCCGATGAACCCCCTCAAGAACGTCTACTGGGGCGATACCCACGTGCATACCCACGAGAGCTTCGACGCGAAGCTCTTCGGGACCACGCTCACCATCGAGGATGCCTATCGCTTTGCGAAGGGCGAGGCGCTTCGCAGCGATGGCGGAGAGCGGATGCAGCTCTCGCACCCGCTCGATTTCGTCGCCATCACGGACCATGCCGAGGGGTTCGGGAGCCGAACGCGTTGTGGCGACGCGAACCTCACGTGGCTCGAGTCTCTCAACTGCTCGGTGATGGAAACGCCCAACGTCGCCACCTTCCAGCTGATCCGCGGGCTCGCGAATACGCGCGCTCAGGAAATCCAGCCCGACCCCAGCGTGCCGGCAGGCGTGTATCGACCCAGGAAACGCGAACCCAACGATCGAAGCGCCGTTCCGATCTGCTCCCGAGGCGAAGGCGGCGTCGAGCGCTGCGAGCGAGATGCCCGAAGTGACTGGGCCCGCTACATCGCCGTGGCCGATGCCCACAACGAACCGGGCGTGCTCACGACCTTCGCCGCCTACGAATACTCACCCGTTCTCCCGGACTCCGGCAAACACCATCGCAACGTGCTCTTCAATGGCAGCGACTTGCCCGAGCACGCCATCTCATCCCTGGACGTGGGCAATGCCATCGACCTCTGGCGCGGCCTGGAGGACACCTGCACGGGTGACTGCGACTTCCTCACGATCCCCCACAACATGAACAAGGGATGGGGCCTCTTCTACAGCCGCTACACCTGGGACGGTGGAAGTTACGACGACGAGGGATGGCGGCTGCGCAAGCGTCGCGAACCCCTGGCCGAGATGTATCAGATCAAGGGTGCATCCGAGTGTGCGCTGGGCGTTGGCGCCACCGATGAGGAGTGTGCGTTCAGTCAGGTGCTCGCGCCTTGCGAGCAGGGCGAGGAGACTGGCTGCGCATTCGAAACCGGCTTTGCCAGGCAGGGGCTCAAGATCGGCCTCGAACTCGACCGGGAACTCGATTACAACCCCTTGGCGTTCGGAATGATCGGCTCGACGGACACGCACAATGGAAACCCCGGCGACGTCGAAGAGTGGGACTTCGTAGACAAGGTGGGCCTGATCACCTCGCCTGCCATTCGGCGGCTGCGGGATCGGCCGAACACGCCCCCTGACCAGAAGCCCTATGAATCGATCCTCAAGTTCCATACCTCCGGCGGCTTGGCCGCAGTCTGGGCCGAGGAGAACACGCGCGACGCACTCTTCGCCGCGATGAAACGCCGCGAGGTGTACGCCACGTCGGGGCCGCGCATTGCACTGCGCTTTTTCGCGGGCTGGGGCTTCGACGAGCGTGTCGCCACCGAGCCGGACCCCGTTGCCGTCGCGACCGCAGGTGGGGTTCCGATGGGCGGTGTGTTGCATCCGGCCGATGGCGAGACCGCGAGCCCCACCTTCTACGTGGCGGCGCTCGGCGACTGGATGAGCGCTCCCCTTCAGCGTATCCAGATCATCAAGGGTTGGATCGACGCGGAAGGGCAGACCCATGAGAAGGTCCGGGACATCGCCTGCGCCGACGGCCTTGAGGTGGACCCGACCACCCTTCGCTGCCCCGACAATGGCGCATCCGTCGACCTGACGACCTGCAAGCCGACGGCAGACTCCGGCGCCATGCAGCTGATGAAGGCCTGGAAGGACCCCGACTTCGATCCGACGCAGGGCGCCTTCTACTACGTTCGTGTCCTCCAGAACCCGACCTGCCGGTGGTCGACCTACGACGCGCT
- a CDS encoding helix-turn-helix domain-containing protein — protein MTDIPELTDEQLHRAIPARLRKRLMQGLFESGEDIVALRKFVGLTQEEFAQAIEISVHTLRNWEQGRRKPEGPAVALLRIAARHPRIIRENLKSAA, from the coding sequence ATGACTGACATCCCCGAACTGACCGACGAGCAGCTCCACCGAGCGATCCCTGCCCGCCTCCGAAAGCGGCTGATGCAGGGACTCTTCGAGTCCGGAGAGGACATCGTGGCACTGAGGAAGTTCGTTGGCCTGACGCAGGAAGAATTCGCTCAAGCCATCGAAATCAGCGTTCATACCCTGCGGAACTGGGAGCAGGGTCGACGGAAGCCAGAAGGACCCGCGGTCGCGCTCCTTCGAATCGCAGCGCGACACCCGAGGATCATTCGTGAAAACCTGAAGTCAGCCGCCTGA